The stretch of DNA CAGAACCAATCGCCGTCGAACTCATGAAATGGCCTGAAAATAATGGGGACAAGCTTGCCATCAGCTCCGATAAGCGTTTGGGCAAAATCAGCTATTTCTTTAAGGGATTTTTTATAAACTTCATGGTAGGCTCCACCTGGTAATATCTGACTTACTGCCTCTTGCGGCGAATCATTCCAGTAAAAGCTTCCCTTTGAAACCGGATTAGCATAATGCCAGCAAAACGTATTAACTCCGCCTCTGTTATAGGCCTGTACAGCACAATCACGGGCTATTTGCTTCTCATAATCGAACCAGACCCCATCCGCAAAATTGGCTATATGAATAAAATCATGACCATAAACTGCGGGATAGGCTCCGGTAACTTCTTTCACATCCGACCGCGAAAGATCATATGGCATGTTATCTTGTTCATTTTCCCAAGAGTATCCTCGTTTGGTATCATCCTGATGGCCAAATAATACCTTGGTTTTTGAGCTTACTTTCAATTTATAAAACAGTGCAGTAGTTTCTTCTGTAGCTGATTTATCAACCAACCACGTACGAACGGTTGTTAAATCAGGAATTTCTTCAGGTACAACAACCTCTCCTCCATCACCCTCTGGTTTTGGTGAATCTTTTTTACAAGCTCCTAAAACAGTAAAGATGATTAATGGCAGTATCACAATTGCTTTTATCCTCATGATCTTAC from Solitalea canadensis DSM 3403 encodes:
- a CDS encoding glycoside hydrolase family 26 protein, translated to MRIKAIVILPLIIFTVLGACKKDSPKPEGDGGEVVVPEEIPDLTTVRTWLVDKSATEETTALFYKLKVSSKTKVLFGHQDDTKRGYSWENEQDNMPYDLSRSDVKEVTGAYPAVYGHDFIHIANFADGVWFDYEKQIARDCAVQAYNRGGVNTFCWHYANPVSKGSFYWNDSPQEAVSQILPGGAYHEVYKKSLKEIADFAQTLIGADGKLVPIIFRPFHEFDGDWFWWGKAHCTAADYKSLYQFTVTYLRDELGVHNFLYAWSPDRNFTTEAEYLERYPGDAFVDLVGMDNYEDMKVDGSVSIAANKLKIISDYAKKQNKLAALTETGLQNLTKKDWYTQTLLKALKEQKVELAYAMVWTNTPNAFWTPYKGHASESDFIKFKNDAYIMFGDKIGSMYKLK